In one window of Caballeronia sp. TF1N1 DNA:
- the gloA gene encoding lactoylglutathione lyase, with the protein MRLLHTMLRVGDLQRSIDFYTRILGMKVLRQSENTEYKYTLAFVGYGDESETSVLELTYNWGVEKYEMGTAYGHIALEVDSAADACNRIREAGGKVTREAGPVKGGTTVIAFVEDPDGYKVELIEKHS; encoded by the coding sequence ATGCGACTCCTTCACACGATGCTGCGCGTCGGCGATCTGCAACGTTCCATCGATTTCTATACGCGCATTCTCGGCATGAAAGTGCTGCGTCAAAGCGAGAACACCGAGTACAAGTACACGCTCGCGTTCGTCGGTTACGGCGATGAGAGCGAGACCAGCGTGCTCGAGCTGACCTACAACTGGGGCGTCGAGAAGTACGAGATGGGCACGGCATATGGTCATATCGCGCTGGAAGTGGACAGCGCCGCCGACGCGTGCAACCGTATCCGCGAAGCCGGCGGCAAGGTCACGCGCGAAGCCGGCCCGGTGAAGGGCGGCACGACGGTGATCGCGTTCGTCGAAGACCCGGACGGGTACAAGGTCGAGTTGATCGAAAAACATTCTTGA
- a CDS encoding M48 family metallopeptidase, which produces MQKQPSRQRPAVALDTLQLDLPFEHAPEFCAPSTAPAPLRGEVPPSSAPLPEGVRQRRIVLGARALDYRLKRSARRTIGFCIDGTGLTITAPRWVTIADIESAIGGKQSWIFKKLTEWQTRVEERALPRIDWKDGAQFPYLGKTIRVALNAGAGSLSFDDETGVLRVPLPALADAQQIKDRVQGWLQSEAKRIFGEQLAVYARKLGVEYRAYALSSAATRWGSCSSDGKIRLNWRLIHFPMSIIDYVVAHELAHLREMNHSPRFWQTVESIFPEFREARHTLKHHPPDLLPAL; this is translated from the coding sequence ATGCAGAAGCAACCTTCGCGACAGCGCCCCGCCGTCGCGCTCGATACCCTGCAACTCGATCTACCGTTCGAGCATGCGCCCGAGTTCTGTGCGCCATCCACGGCGCCCGCGCCTCTGCGCGGCGAAGTTCCTCCTTCAAGCGCACCACTGCCGGAAGGCGTGCGTCAGCGCCGCATCGTCCTGGGTGCGCGCGCGCTCGACTATCGGCTGAAGCGGTCGGCGCGGCGCACCATCGGCTTTTGCATCGATGGCACCGGACTCACCATCACCGCGCCGCGCTGGGTGACGATCGCCGATATCGAAAGCGCGATCGGCGGCAAGCAAAGCTGGATCTTCAAGAAGCTGACCGAATGGCAGACGCGTGTGGAAGAGCGCGCGTTGCCGCGCATCGACTGGAAAGACGGCGCGCAGTTTCCGTATCTCGGCAAGACCATACGCGTGGCGCTGAATGCGGGCGCGGGATCGCTTTCGTTCGATGACGAGACCGGCGTGCTGCGTGTGCCGCTTCCCGCACTCGCGGATGCGCAGCAGATCAAGGACCGCGTGCAAGGCTGGCTGCAAAGCGAAGCGAAGCGCATCTTCGGCGAGCAGCTCGCGGTCTATGCACGAAAGCTCGGCGTGGAATACCGGGCGTATGCGCTTTCGTCGGCGGCGACGCGCTGGGGCAGTTGTTCGAGCGATGGCAAGATTCGCCTGAACTGGCGGCTCATTCATTTTCCGATGTCGATCATCGACTATGTGGTCGCGCACGAGCTTGCGCATCTGCGCGAGATGAACCACAGTCCGCGTTTCTGGCAGACCGTCGAATCCATCTTTCCCGAGTTCCGCGAAGCCCGGCATACGCTCAAGCATCATCCGCCGGATCTGCTGCCCGCGCTTTGA
- a CDS encoding 1-acyl-sn-glycerol-3-phosphate acyltransferase, with the protein MRFIRSLLLMLYFVAYTVPYATACFIAFPFMRADKRYWMAAGWCKSTIVVLRYLVGIRYEIVGMENLPHGPAVLLSKHQSAWETLAFPALMPRPLCYVFKRELLYVPFFGWALGLLKMVHIDRKQGRDAFVSVARQGRARMDEGAWVIMFPEGTRTRTGTQGKYKTGGARFAVATGAPVVPIAHNAGRLWPRNSFIKYPGIVTVSIGQPIDTAGLTPEEVNTRVESWIEMEMRRIDPLAYATPDVRPGEPGAAGAGR; encoded by the coding sequence ATGCGCTTCATCCGTTCGTTGCTGTTGATGCTTTACTTCGTCGCGTACACCGTGCCGTACGCGACCGCGTGCTTCATCGCGTTCCCCTTCATGCGGGCCGACAAGCGTTACTGGATGGCGGCCGGCTGGTGCAAGTCGACCATCGTCGTGTTGCGCTATCTGGTCGGCATTCGCTACGAGATTGTCGGCATGGAGAATCTGCCGCATGGTCCGGCGGTGCTGTTGTCGAAGCATCAATCGGCCTGGGAGACGCTCGCGTTTCCGGCGCTCATGCCGCGTCCGCTCTGCTATGTGTTCAAGCGCGAGCTGCTCTATGTGCCGTTCTTCGGCTGGGCGCTCGGACTCCTGAAGATGGTGCATATCGACCGCAAGCAAGGCCGCGATGCGTTCGTTTCCGTCGCGCGGCAAGGCCGTGCGCGCATGGACGAAGGCGCGTGGGTCATCATGTTTCCGGAAGGCACGCGCACACGCACCGGCACGCAGGGCAAGTACAAGACGGGCGGCGCGCGCTTCGCGGTGGCGACGGGCGCGCCGGTCGTGCCTATCGCGCATAACGCGGGGCGGCTCTGGCCGCGTAATTCGTTCATCAAATATCCGGGTATAGTCACGGTGTCGATTGGCCAGCCGATCGACACTGCCGGACTCACACCCGAGGAAGTGAACACGCGAGTCGAGAGCTGGATCGAAATGGAAATGCGCCGCATCGATCCGCTCGCTTATGCGACGCCCGACGTGCGACCGGGTGAACCTGGCGCGGCGGGCGCTGGCCGCTGA
- the gmhB gene encoding D-glycero-beta-D-manno-heptose 1,7-bisphosphate 7-phosphatase, which yields MTMMNRKLVILDRDGVINVDSDAFIKSPDEWVAIPGSLEAIARLNQAGFRVAIASNQSGIGRGLFDMAALNAMHQKMNRAAAAVGGRIDAIFFCPHTAEDQCDCRKPKPGMLQQIIERFEIDPEDTPVVGDSLRDLQAGAALGFPVHLVLTGKGPITLAEGNLPEGLSVHKDLRAFALDYLARHRD from the coding sequence ATGACGATGATGAATCGCAAACTGGTCATTCTCGATCGCGACGGCGTCATCAACGTCGACTCCGATGCCTTCATCAAGTCGCCGGACGAATGGGTCGCCATTCCCGGCAGTCTCGAAGCCATCGCGCGGCTGAATCAGGCCGGTTTTCGCGTGGCGATCGCATCGAATCAGTCGGGGATCGGGCGCGGCCTGTTCGACATGGCCGCGCTCAACGCCATGCATCAGAAGATGAATCGCGCGGCGGCGGCAGTCGGCGGGCGTATCGACGCCATCTTCTTTTGTCCGCATACGGCCGAAGACCAGTGCGATTGCAGAAAGCCGAAGCCTGGCATGTTGCAGCAGATCATCGAGCGCTTCGAGATCGACCCGGAAGACACGCCGGTCGTCGGCGACTCGCTGCGCGACCTGCAAGCCGGCGCGGCGCTCGGCTTTCCCGTGCATCTCGTTCTGACCGGCAAGGGACCGATTACGCTCGCGGAAGGCAATCTGCCCGAAGGCTTAAGCGTTCACAAGGATCTGCGCGCCTTTGCGCTCGACTATCTCGCGCGGCATCGTGACTGA
- the glyS gene encoding glycine--tRNA ligase subunit beta: MTQSTSASLLVELLTEELPPKALARLGTAFAEGIVERLAARDLIEGAASFEKYATPRRLAVLIENVRNVAPEKQVREKVLPVTVALDASGNPTPPLAKKLAALGFPDFPVGELERAQDGKAEAFFLRYAAPGATLTEGLQAALDETLAKLPIPKVMTYQRPDGASVQFVRPVQRLVALHGRDIVPVSALGVDAGDTTIGHRFMSEGFVAIARADDYAETLRTKGHVVANFDDRRESIRTQLQAFAGEDRVVMPEALLDEVNALVEWPVVYQCRFDDEFLQVPQECLILTMQTNQKYFALTDQDGKLRSRFLIVSNIDTKTPGEIIEGNERVVRPRLADAKFFFTQDKKKRLEDRVPQLANVVYHNKLGSALQRVERLEALAGEIAPLVGVDAALTRRAARLAKADLLTDMVGEFPELQGTMGTYYARHDGEPEEVALACSEHYQPRFSGDDTPSTGVGCAVALADKLETIVGIWGIGLAPTGEKDPFALRRHALGVLRILLEKKMPIDLRELVNAAQRQFAGMPQVADSTEAIYAFFLDRLRGLLRERGFNASEIDAVLSLNPTRLDDIVARLDAVREFASLPEAASLAAANKRISNILRKSEQGVPTAVNPELLVEAAEKDLYAQIESVTPRVQSQLAARNYTEALTALAALRAPVDTFFNDVMVNAEDAALRNNRLALLNALHQQMNCVADISKLAA; the protein is encoded by the coding sequence ATGACGCAATCCACTTCCGCTTCTCTGCTCGTCGAGCTGTTGACCGAAGAACTGCCACCGAAGGCGCTCGCGCGTCTCGGCACCGCTTTCGCCGAAGGCATCGTCGAGCGTTTGGCCGCGCGCGATCTGATCGAAGGCGCGGCTTCGTTCGAAAAATACGCCACGCCGCGCCGGCTCGCCGTGCTGATCGAAAACGTGCGCAACGTCGCCCCGGAAAAGCAGGTGCGCGAGAAGGTGCTGCCCGTGACCGTCGCGCTCGACGCGAGCGGCAATCCCACGCCGCCGCTCGCCAAGAAGCTGGCGGCGCTCGGCTTTCCCGACTTCCCCGTTGGCGAACTCGAACGCGCGCAGGACGGCAAGGCCGAAGCGTTCTTCCTGCGCTACGCGGCGCCGGGCGCAACGCTCACCGAAGGCTTGCAAGCCGCGCTCGACGAAACCTTGGCCAAGTTGCCGATTCCAAAGGTCATGACGTATCAGCGTCCGGACGGCGCGAGCGTGCAGTTCGTGCGTCCGGTGCAGCGTCTGGTCGCGTTGCATGGCCGCGATATCGTGCCGGTCAGCGCGCTCGGCGTCGATGCGGGCGACACGACCATCGGTCATCGCTTCATGTCGGAAGGCTTCGTTGCGATCGCTCGCGCGGACGACTACGCCGAAACGCTGCGCACCAAGGGCCATGTCGTCGCCAATTTCGACGACCGCCGCGAATCCATTCGCACGCAATTGCAGGCGTTCGCGGGTGAAGATCGCGTCGTGATGCCCGAAGCGCTGCTCGACGAAGTGAACGCGCTGGTCGAATGGCCGGTCGTGTATCAGTGCCGGTTCGACGATGAGTTCCTGCAAGTGCCGCAGGAATGTCTCATCCTCACGATGCAGACCAACCAGAAATATTTCGCGCTCACGGACCAGGACGGCAAGCTGCGCTCGCGCTTTCTGATCGTCTCCAATATCGATACGAAGACGCCCGGCGAGATCATCGAAGGCAACGAGCGCGTGGTGCGTCCGCGTCTCGCCGATGCCAAGTTCTTCTTCACGCAGGACAAGAAGAAGCGCCTCGAAGACCGCGTGCCGCAACTTGCGAACGTCGTCTACCACAACAAGCTCGGCTCGGCCTTGCAGCGCGTGGAGCGTCTCGAAGCACTCGCGGGCGAGATCGCGCCGCTCGTCGGTGTCGATGCCGCGCTCACGCGCCGCGCCGCGCGTCTTGCGAAGGCGGACTTGCTCACCGACATGGTCGGCGAATTCCCCGAATTGCAGGGCACGATGGGCACGTACTACGCACGCCACGACGGCGAACCGGAGGAAGTGGCGCTCGCATGCTCGGAGCACTATCAGCCGCGTTTCTCGGGCGACGACACGCCGTCCACCGGCGTCGGTTGCGCCGTGGCGCTCGCGGACAAGCTGGAAACCATCGTCGGCATCTGGGGCATCGGCCTTGCGCCGACGGGCGAGAAAGATCCGTTCGCGCTGCGCCGTCATGCGCTCGGCGTGCTGCGCATCCTGCTCGAAAAGAAGATGCCGATCGACCTGCGCGAGCTCGTCAACGCGGCCCAACGCCAATTCGCCGGCATGCCGCAAGTCGCGGATTCGACCGAAGCAATCTACGCGTTCTTCCTCGATCGTCTGCGTGGTCTTCTGCGCGAACGCGGCTTCAACGCGAGCGAAATCGACGCCGTGCTGAGCCTGAATCCTACGCGTCTCGACGACATCGTCGCGCGCCTGGATGCCGTGCGCGAATTCGCCTCGTTGCCGGAGGCGGCATCGCTCGCGGCGGCCAACAAGCGCATCTCGAACATTCTCAGAAAGTCCGAGCAAGGCGTGCCGACGGCGGTCAATCCGGAACTGCTCGTCGAGGCCGCGGAGAAAGACCTTTACGCGCAGATCGAAAGTGTCACGCCGCGCGTGCAGAGCCAGCTCGCCGCACGCAATTACACCGAAGCGCTGACCGCGCTCGCCGCCCTTCGCGCTCCCGTCGACACTTTCTTCAACGACGTGATGGTGAACGCGGAAGACGCGGCGTTGCGTAACAACCGCCTCGCGCTCCTCAACGCATTGCATCAGCAGATGAACTGCGTCGCGGACATCTCCAAACTGGCCGCATGA